In Phoenix dactylifera cultivar Barhee BC4 chromosome 1, palm_55x_up_171113_PBpolish2nd_filt_p, whole genome shotgun sequence, the genomic stretch TTGTATAATCCATTAGTAAATAAGTATGAACGCAATTAGGTTACTTTAAGTTAAACCTTGTATTTTAGGTAAGGTTTTTGGGCCAACCCTAGCAAAGATGAGGTCTTTCTTGCGAAAGACCATCTCGATCGTTTACGCACATACAACCATACAATTACACCCAAGAGCCATTTTGAAATATATGATCATGCATGATCATGCATCTCAAAGCATGGTCAGGTGGTCGTGCATGCGTGAAAGACCATAATCATCTGTGAAAAATCTAACTTGGTCCCATTTGCATTGCTATAGGAGAGGACCAAGCCAAGGGACCAAAACTTCTAAGACAATCCAAACATAAactttgttctatttatttatttcttcattCATCCAATACTTTCAACAATTACAATGCTCGTATATATATTTTGTTCCCTGAAGGAACCTTATGGTCTGGTTGTGATCCTTTCTAATGCTAGTTTTGCAGCAATGAACCTGATATTATTTTGGATCAATGCCATGGCATCACCTCTCAAATTGAAGTTTGATGATGACTCTGCCATTAATATTTTCAGAACTCAACTAATATAAGTACCTATTTAAGCAAATTATAGCAGTGATGCAATTCAAAAGAGGTTAATATATAAAGGATTATATTCTACATGTTGAAGCCTCACATGTTTGCCCTCCATGACTCACGTCACTAAACAAAAGTAAGAACTGAGTTATTATTTAACTTTCATGTGGTCATAGTAAAACCTGAAATTCAGAGatgtttgaactttgaagtaAAAGGTTTTACATAGGTCATGAGGAAGTTGCCCTAATAATTCTTTCTAGACCACTCTTTGATGTCTGTCTTCCCCAAAATTGTATCAAAACTAGGGATATTGATGATATCCGAAAACTCGATCACCTGATCCAATTATTTATGTAGTCATGTATAAATTCGAACTAAGTTTGCAATAAGTTTATCTGATTGAATTTGGATTCTGTATATAAGATCCGATTTCTTATCAGATCGAACTTTGATTTATTATGATCAAATCTGAAGACCCAATAGCCCAaatactgaaaaaaaaaactatatatatgTAATATCTATAAATATAGGAATATAAGAAAATTAGCTTCATGATTTGTGtaaattctttttcttgatATTTGGATTTACATCTCTCTCATGCACGCTCTCTTTAACTCCTACATGTTGCTATGTTTCAATCAAACCAAACATAAATAGAAATTTAAATCTATTTCAAAagtgatttaattttttttttcaaggccACTCATGCATTCACTTCGTATATCATGCTACTTCTATATTGCAATCTGCCATAAACTATTCACCATCGTGGCAGGAGTTCTTACAGTTTTGGTAATTATTAACCGTTGACTAGTTCGTCCACTAAAATCATAGACTAAATTGAATATTAAAAAATCGAATTCGATTATTAATTGAACTTGGATGCGGCTTCTGAGCTTATTCATTTGATGAATCTGAATTCAACTCCAAACTAGATTTTCTTATTGAGGTTGGATGCCTATACATTATAGATTCATGACTGATCGTACCAGTTTACAGCCTAGTCACAACTGCTAAAGTGCAATACATCTCCATGTAAAGATATTCAATCAATCTAGGTAATGGTGCCATCAAAATAAGGTAAATCTCCAATTGGATGCCAGTTGATGGCCACTGGCCAGAATTCACGAACAAATAATCTTCTATGATTTGCAAGTATTCAAGTGCTCGAGATTTGGCTTCACCACAAGTTGCGAATTCAATGAGTGAGTAAAGATTTCACCAAAGTGGCCACCAAAATTTGTGACGATAGCTTTGCAGTTATATCTATCAGGGCTTTTTCTAATCTATCACATTTACTCTTCACGAGCATTGCTTTTTTGGAACAGCTTGGTGCCAGAAAAGTCAGTAACAAAGCCTATTTATTATGAACTGTGGTCGATTGCCCTTCACCTGATATAAGCAGATCttcaaagtaaaaaaaatttactgGAGTTATTTCTTCTGACCTGTGATTCTTTTGATGCAATTGACATTTCTTCTATTGTTATTTCACCaaaaaaactcttttcaatgtaTCTGTATATCATAATCATCATCCTCATCACCTTCATTACTTCGACACTTCGTATATTATGCATTAATGGGCTCTGGCAAGTACCTAGCAACCATCCTTACATACATTCTACATGAGATTATCTGTTCAATGAAAATCTGATATCTTAcgaaaaaattgaaaatctgATAATGATTTACGGATTCAGATGCAATTCTTAAATGTTATGTTATTTCAAGCTTCAATCAAATCTCCCTCCTTTTAATCAtggaatttttttatttgtagaTTTCGGtcctttttaaattaaattctaATACATTCATAGGCATTAGCTCCTATTACATTaagattgatatatatatatacatacatacatacatacatatatatatatatatatatacatacatacatacatacatacatatatatatatatatatatatatatatatatatatatatatatatatatatatatatatatatatatatatatatatatatatatatatatatatagacacacacacacacacacacacacacacacacacacacacacacacacatatatatatataggcactcagctcttataatATCCTAGACAGGCAATATACAATAAACAGGCCTTTCCTAAATGAAAAATTTAATTGATCAAAAAAATattgcaaaaataataataattgcaaACTAGTATTCATATTGAAAAAGTTATTGCAAACTAGTATTCTAAGTATTTCTAAATGATAtgcattttcaaaaaaaatagtacaattttttttttttagcttttctGGTGGACAGTAAGTGCGAAAAAATGCCACTATGCTTGCGTGACACCATCCATATATATCACAGGCAAGCAGTACTAGATTTGCACCCATTGGAGAATGACAGGTTCGCAAGGTTTTCCTGGCATTCAGATGGAGCAAAGTCATAAACATCATTGCGTAGGGGGTGTCACCGGTGTAGATGGCAAGTTGCTGGATTTATAGCAAACCGAGGACCCATGCAAGTGTTCGCTGGACCCCTCCTTTTTCTCATCAGGCAAAAGCAATGCCCATGCCTCTCAGCCTAGCCTTTTCCTTGCCTACATAAAATCACTGAACAGAGCAAGAGAGAGCCAAGTCTGCATTAGCTTCTCTCACCAAGATATCTTATTTCACATGTTTCCTGAAACATTTCAGCTAACTCCAACAAAGAACTCAGTCCAAACTATGCCAGTGCAAGCTGTCATTGCCTTTTGCACAGTTTTCCCGTCTGTTGCTTAACAGCATTTTCTTTTGGAGAACACTAGTTGTTAATATCTCGCTTCAGAAAATAATATATGAAGAAGAGTATGCACAATAAGTGGGATTGCATTTCCCCTTGACCACCATCCTCTCAGCTGGAACTCTTCCAAGGATTTTGTGTTACACTCACATGTAGGAAGGATAGGTTCATGGTTCTCAAGAACTCTTCAGTACTCGAATATATGCCGAAATGTAACCTCAGTTCCAATTCAGAAGCCAGCAAATTCATTCATCACACACGTCCAGCCGGATCAACCACTCAACTATGATGGTATAATATGTATAATACGATTGAGTCGAACCAAATTGAATAATTTTCCCCCCTTCCTGTGGTTGAAGCATTGTAAATTGCAAGCACATCGAGCCCCAACAACGTTGGGGTGTGatgatatgatatgtatcaTACAATTAATTCGGACCAAATTAGataagttttcttttttccctagCTGGAGCCTAAGTAATTGTAAACCTCATTAGATGTGCTAATTGAGCATTATTAAATACaaaaaactctctctctctctttctcctgaTAATAGGAAACTAACATACAATAGAGTAGTATTCCTTCCTTTCATGATTAGATAACATCAAAGGATAATCTGATCCATCAGATTAATGATTCAGAATACCTACGATATGTGCTGAGCTACATTTCATGAGGACAAGGTCTTGCTTGTGCAATgtgcttaaaaataaatattgaacCACCACCTATATATTCATATCATATGGGAATTTTTGTTGCAAACATTAGATGATCTACATTTACTATGAAAGGCATTTTCATCTCAACATCTGAAAGCCACCTGCTTTGATCAGAAACCTGCATGATATTATGTACTTGTGTTTATCAAACAAAGTGTAACAGATTACAGACTTCATCAAACGTAAGAATGGAATCAGAAATATTGCAGGATATTTATTTATGGGCAAGCATTTGACAGAGGATAATATGCTCGTGTAatgaaaaatattaagaacTTACCATCAGTTAGTTGTATCAGTCACCAGAGTccagaaaaataaaacaatgcCAATAACTCTTACCTCTTGTCAGCATCCACGTCCATGTTGTATCAGTCACCAGAGTgcagaaaaataaaacaatgcCAATAACTCTTACCTCTTGTCAGCATCCATGTCCATGTTGATATATGGGTACCGTAGCCTGACAACTTCTTGGGCATTATACAAAAAACAACTGAGCTCGCCAGGGTAAGATTGTTGTGCTTATGAAGGCAAGTGGATAGAAAGAACAAGCTGGAGGGATGCTGCTTCACTCCTATAAAACTAGTTCTTAACAGATTACATAATCTTAGCACCCATATAGTTAATGTCGAGGGGCGTGTCAGTGTTCCTTTGTGGTGCCGAGGTAGAGATGCTAATAAGAGAGTTCACATGCTTAAGAGCTAGGCCACCCTCCATCATTACACCATGATATAATGGAAGTGGCTATTAACAAAAACTTTGTTACCCCACACCCTCATCTCTGTCCATCTCCGCCGacaacttcttcttctttttttttttcttttttttttttatggtaaaCCGGCTTCTCACTACATACGACGATGAGAGAGCCCAGAACTATCGCAAAGCaaaacaacttctttactcaAAACAAGAATGCATAGTAATTGTCGAACcaaaaggagaaaaaagctCGAGAGATAAGAGAGAGTGAAAACACAATAAGTGAATGGAAGACACAAAGTGGGCAATGGATTACTAAATATCTATTTCAACTTTAGATTGAACTGAATTCATTCAAATATACAGATGATTGTTACATAAGTATAATTGGAGTGGGAAACAAGAACACTACTCCCTCGACTTTTAGAAATAAATACTAGAATCCAACATTTTCACTCTTTGTTTACAAGTACATTGGGGCTAAATCTCGATGGCAAGCTGTACTCAAGCAAGAAGTAGAGTAGGTCGTAGCTAACATCAAATTGAAGGAAGAATAATAATCTGTGTAGCAGAAGGACTTCGCAAAGGAGAAAGAGACAATAAAAATCCTGTCCAGATTTCGAAATGATTGAGCTCTTATCATGTAGAAGCTGCTATCCACCGTCACCTCTTGCAAAGGTGAAGACCAAGAATTCAATAAGGAATATCTCGATTAAATAAATTCACTAAATTCATAGCTATCAATGCCAACAAGTGCGTTTTCCATGGAAAGGAAGCTCGGATGACCAAGAATAATTGGGATTTGCaccttctctttttccttcactCATCAGCTAATCTGCTCCCCAATCAGATCAAGACCCACAAGAAGAAACGATACAccttggaagaggaggaagtaGAAGTGAATTCCTTGGGCAGACAGAAGACTTCTGACTGCAGCTGTAAGGAGTAAAAGAGCAAGAGCCAATTCCTTCTTGTAGATTTTATTGGTCCTTTTTACAGGAAGGAGAGATTCTTCTTGTTGTTCCTTCAACTTGTTCAGCTCCATGAGTTCGCTCTCTGAAACCCCTCTAAGAAGCTGCGGATCGTTCGCAGGCTTTGATTCCATTTCTGCTGCTGCCAATAGATCAGACTCTGATGACCTACCTGCTTTTTTAGTAACGACCCACTCGTACGAACTCCCTAGTTTGAATAATCCAGAGACCATAGCATTAAACTTGGTAATTGACATGGTGTTCTCGAAAAGAAGGTATGGAACAATGAATGGGAAGGATCTTGGGGCCGGCAGAATGTTGAGAAAGGACATTACGACAGGCACATAACAGATCACCCAGACAGGTAGCTCAGCCTCGGGCACAAACATGGTTAAGGGCAGAATTACACAAAACAATGTGAATGAATAGAACGGAAGGATTAGCTTCCTCAGGAGGAAAAAGAGCAGTATTAAGTTTGCCTTCTTCCATATGGATATCTGCAATACAACGTTTGATGGttacctgagaatttttcacgGCCAGACAAGCACGAAAttaataattatcaaaagatggaaaACCTTGGAAGTTATAATTGCTGGAAGACACAATCGGAATAGGTGCATTGGCCCAGAATGCCATCGATGTTGTTGCTTCCGGTAAGCCTCGTAAGACTCGGGAACTTCACAGGGCACCTGGCCGAAAGGGATTCACCCAAAGGATTAACAAAAATTTCCTGAAGGAAATGGCAAACAACTCAAAGTGTGATACAGAACACATAAGCACCTTGACATCATTGAGGAAGATGAATTTCCAACCGTTGAGATGGGCACGAACTGCAATATCCATATCCTCCACAGTTGTTCTCTCAAGCCAACCCCCAGAGTCCTCTAATGCTTTGATTCTCCAAACACCAGCAGTACCATTAAAACCGAAGAAGTTTAAGAAAACACCATTTACCTGCTGTTCCACCTCAAAATGAAAGCAGAGGTTAATGTTTTGGAGACGGGTTAGCAGGTTCTCGTCCTTATTTACAAAACCCCACCGTGCCTGAACTAACCCAAGTTCAAGATTTCCCTGCATCAAAAAACATCAGATAGTTCATGCACTGAAGAATATTCATGTTGTTTATGCAACCAAAGTCTATTTTCTGTAGTTGGACTGGATAATATAGATACCTTAAAATGTGGAACTGTTTGTTTAAGAAAGTCAGGGTTAGGCTGGAAGTCGGCATcaaatatggcaacaaattcataGTCCTTGACATAGTCACAGCTCATGGCAGACTTGAGATTGCCCGCCTTGTAACCAGTCCGGACCAAGCGATGCTGATAGACAATGTTGACGCCGCGTTGGCTCCACTTGGACACCTCTGCTTTGATTAAGATCTTGATGGTCTCATCATCCGAGTCATCCAGAACTTGAATTAATAAACGTTCTCTGGGCCAATCAATCTGGCAGACAGCTGAAATGGATTGCTCATATACctagaataaatcaaaattaAGATATAAGAAGTTGTTCTTCCGAGTTACACCATCAGAAACTGTATCAGCAGCAACCATATATCAAAATTCGTCCTTGCTAAATTATGGTAAAAAGATGTCAAATTACGGAAAGAACTCTTGGGTTCAAATGCATCATCTCCAAATTCTTTTGTTGAACAGAGAGAACTACACATAAATATATTCAggtgaagaaaataaaaaataaaagaagaaaagcacatGCAAAAGATAGAATGCCATCATAATGCAGCCGAGTTTTCTTACCTCCCTCTCATTGCACATTGGAATCTGGACCATAACCATGGGGTACTCAAAATTTGAACCCTCCACATCATCAGATTTGAAGGGAACACCTTCTATCCTTGGTTTGATCTTCTTGAATTTGATCCAGAAGCACCCGAGGCACAAGATCATCCTATCTGCCGACTGTATAATGAAGAGAATCACACAGAAGTTCGACAGGGCCTGAATTGGGTAGGCAATGTAGTCAGCTCTGAAAGAAAGCCATGAGAGATAGGCAGAATGCATCCACCCCTGGATCTCGGTGGTCTCCGGTATGTGCAAGTTCTCAGGAAGGTGCAAATTGGGCTTCTGAAAGTGCCAGCCATTCCAATAGGCAATCATCTCAAACGCAAGCATCACCAGTGACAGCGCCAAAAAGCCCCTGAGGAACCTGAACAGTAGCTTGCCTTTGCAGAGCTTATTGCCTTCCACCGCGACTCCCTGCCGAGAGATCAATCGCTTCTTGATGGCCCCAAGCAGCGCCCAGAGCCCGGCCACCAACCAAGCGACACATCCGACAGCTTGGTGGGCCTTGAGCAGCAACACCCAGGTGAACTGCTTTGCATTCTTCCCCCGGCCCTTGTCCATGGACTGGAAAGCGGCAGCCTCAGGACCATCAATCTCGACTACCGAGTAGTTGGGGTTCTCCATGGTCACGACCACCGGAGTGCCATTCCGCGTCTCCTTCGCCCACCATCGAGGAAGACCAAAGCTGGGAGGAGCCATCCTTTCCCTCTTTCAGCAAGCACTGGCCGATCTGAGCAGCAGAAAACTCTTGAAATCCTCACGATGCTTTTGAACCATCCACAACCCAGACCCCAAAATCACAACTTTCCTCGATCCCCCGCATCAAAATCAGATCTTTCCGCTAGATACCCGCCCCGCAGGCCCAATGCAGCAAGCAAGAAGCAAGGAGAGAACAAAAGGACATAGGTTTAGGGTTTTGTTCCTCCTCTGCCATCCAGAGCTCAACGAGACAGCAAGGTGGGGAAAGGTATCTGCAGTTGTAAAGCTCCAAACCATGTGGGCATTATTCAATAAGGACTTGGAAAACAAATCTTCCACCCTTTTTCTTCAACTTTTCCAGATCTTACCATGGGTTGAATGTGAATTTTTCCCCCCGTTCAAAGGCAACCAAACAAACAACATAaaccaaattcaaaaaaaaaaaaagagagaaacaaaATCCAGACAAAACTCAAGTAATGGCGAGTAAAGTGGACAAAAAcagtaaaaaattaaaaaaaaaactccagcAAACCCACTTCAGGTCTTTGATCAAGCAAGAACAACATTAACTAAATAGCAacttatataataaaaaaaacaaagaaacagGAATCTAAAGTAATTAAGCTAATGGAAGATGGGGTAAATTAGGGAACTTCACAAGCAAAATGTAGGCACCAGGGTCATCTCTTTCTGCTTCAGATCCAAGAACAGAATGGCAGAAGACGCACCGCTGTTTCAGCGGCTTTCTACGCATATAAATGCAGGGGGAGAAGGAAAGCTGGGCACACCGAGGCGATTTAGTACCAATCTATAGCTTATTTTTGAGAATGAATTATTAACTCATTACGTGCCTATATTTGTCTTGTTATGTTTCCTAGCTTCCTATAATTACCAACGGATGGATCCACGGTTAGGATTTCCATTAATTGCTATAATATAGTCTGATGTAGTGAGCCTTCTTACCAaacttttttaagaaaaaaaaaaactgtcaccctctttttttttcttttttttttgaagattacAATAAAGTATTATCAAATTTATAAATCTGAACCATCGACAAAACACAAACCTCCAAACCATCAAGACAACATTTAAAAATAGCTTCAAATTAttgataaatatttattttaattattatactTTAAATTATTGATAAATTTGAACTTACATTGTACACCACTTTctaatagtataatacaaagtCACCAGTAATCatgtattttaaaaaaaaaataaagatttaacaTATGATTAGAAACATTAAAgtcttttaattattttagataataaaaaagtttttattctaaaataaaatatagtatgtgttttgttaatttttctatcaaactgaaaaaataattattcaAATGTTATAAGCCGGTAAAAGTAATTTAATTCAATCAGTATAACCAATAAAATCATCCCTCTGATTGGTACAGATTTGTGTTTTCCTTCAACTTGAGTCAACTCTTATTTGAGAGTGTATTCTTGGTGCCAGCTAGGGACTCCTTTGCAGAATGTTGTGCTACCCGGTTAGAACCAGGGAGATGATGATACTAAAGAGTAGAGGGAGGAGTAGAGAAGCCATCTAGGAGGCGTTTGGTATGGGATGATCGTCTTAGGATTAAGGATGATAtgggtggaggtgatgagatcaccgcgtttggttgcaccacggtgatcctacgtggtggtgatcctaaatcacttctactcctcaaatcaccctccaactcggtgatgggatacccgtccttgaggtccgaaatccaagatcaccccaCGACGGTGATCCTGGGttgaaagttaaagacaaaaatacccctcaagttagcaaaaaaattaatatatcgatataccatcaatatattatgtcaatgttatatattatatattatattaatgatatatattatattataatatattactaataatattattatcctattattattgaagaataattttaaattctaacagaagtatattattatattttatatttatataatgaaaatatttaatatattactatattactcctatttaccttatttttctactcaaaataattattagtattacaaaaatctattataagtataaataaaaatattaattctataataaaaaataacatatttttataagattaataatttataggactaataaatatttttttagaatatattaataattaatatattgataaatatattaatattttattataatatattttatatgattaataaatatatgataagggctactaaaagtagaatatgtgacaaaattatggagctattataggaattagtatattgacttatatttttaattcatgagaattaaaaatacataaaaaaatccatctaagataTATAAAGGGTATTTGTGGTATCATGTAGTCAGTGATCTTGGATCTCCGTACCgtaccaaacaagttactcatggatattcgggaatttttaatcactggatCATGGgttaccaaacacattgatcttagatcactgaGGATCAAATCACTCCAGCATTCGGATCACCGAGGATCTTAGATCACCAtggtgatcctgttggggttaccaaacgccccctagAGGTTCACCCGCTAGCCAGTCTCCACTACTActgatgccaaaaaaaaaattagtacatTTACAGCTCACATTAGTTTTGCGTGAGCATTGCCATCAAAGTCAAAAGACAAAAAACACCACAGAGGTGGAGGAACAGATATAAAGCGGGTCCAGAGAATCTTCCTAGAATGGTAAGCAGTAAAGAAGGCGACTCAATCAGCAACTCGATTCATCTTCCAGAACACATGTACAACCTGATAAGCATCACATTGGACTCTTGCCCTCCTGCTCTCTAACACACAGTGGGTAGCTATTGGGTCAGTAAGATTGAAGAGAAAGAAGTGGGGAAAAGAAATGAACCTCATGCTCCAGCTAAAAATGGAGATATTTTGGCCACAAAATATTTGAGTGTCTCTACTAATTGCAACAGTAATGGCTCCTCTGAGTCT encodes the following:
- the LOC103701690 gene encoding probable xyloglucan glycosyltransferase 5, with the translated sequence MAPPSFGLPRWWAKETRNGTPVVVTMENPNYSVVEIDGPEAAAFQSMDKGRGKNAKQFTWVLLLKAHQAVGCVAWLVAGLWALLGAIKKRLISRQGVAVEGNKLCKGKLLFRFLRGFLALSLVMLAFEMIAYWNGWHFQKPNLHLPENLHIPETTEIQGWMHSAYLSWLSFRADYIAYPIQALSNFCVILFIIQSADRMILCLGCFWIKFKKIKPRIEGVPFKSDDVEGSNFEYPMVMVQIPMCNEREVYEQSISAVCQIDWPRERLLIQVLDDSDDETIKILIKAEVSKWSQRGVNIVYQHRLVRTGYKAGNLKSAMSCDYVKDYEFVAIFDADFQPNPDFLKQTVPHFKGNLELGLVQARWGFVNKDENLLTRLQNINLCFHFEVEQQVNGVFLNFFGFNGTAGVWRIKALEDSGGWLERTTVEDMDIAVRAHLNGWKFIFLNDVKVPCEVPESYEAYRKQQHRWHSGPMHLFRLCLPAIITSKISIWKKANLILLFFLLRKLILPFYSFTLFCVILPLTMFVPEAELPVWVICYVPVVMSFLNILPAPRSFPFIVPYLLFENTMSITKFNAMVSGLFKLGSSYEWVVTKKAGRSSESDLLAAAEMESKPANDPQLLRGVSESELMELNKLKEQQEESLLPVKRTNKIYKKELALALLLLTAAVRSLLSAQGIHFYFLLFQGVSFLLVGLDLIGEQIS